Proteins encoded together in one Mobula birostris isolate sMobBir1 chromosome 21, sMobBir1.hap1, whole genome shotgun sequence window:
- the LOC140185720 gene encoding monocarboxylate transporter 12-like, with the protein MAHRSKVPLREAPDGGWGWMVVISCFLLTVCTRAVSRCLSIFFVEFQNYFAQDYAMTAWVHSTVDCTTMVFAPIGSIISNRYSTRVAVILGGILATLGLILSSFATCLAYLYLSLGVLTGCGYALAYSPSIATVGKYFNNKKAMAYGLAMSGSGIGTLVLAPVVQLLIEEYSWRGALLILGGLVANICVCGALLRPLSLAEDLSILNPSSVASRNSSEECTHKSQHEDPALPCHSVDSNSTRKDCVKKKLCNCCPSYKEYAFLLTPDFLVFAVSLLFLAYGCSTPFVHLVPYAVSAGISQQQAAFLMSILGIVDIVGNISFGWLTDRRCLKKYRKYLYILTIGMDGLSSLFIPILRSFPLLVPYAVFYGYFDGAYVALIPVVTSDIAGNAFLSSALGIVYFIHGIPYLIGPPIAGWLVDTTGSYTAAFLVSGLSMTFSSILVISIDWIKKCRNSADVQTTVIESDPNTFQTASDNQI; encoded by the exons ATGGCTCATCGCTCAAAGGTCCCTTTAAGGGAAGCCCCAGATGGAGGATGGGGATGGATGGTTGTGATCAGCTGCTTCCTGCTGACAGTCTGTACAAGGGCAGTGTCCAG GTGCCTCTCCATATTTTTTGTGGAGTTCCAGAATTACTTTGCTCAGGATTATGCAATGACAGCGTGGGTACACTCCACTGTTGACTGCACTACAATGGTGTTTG CTCCCATTGGGAGTATAATTAGTAACCGTTATTCTACTCGTGTGGCGGTAATTCTTGGAGGAATATTGGCTACTCTTGGCCTCATTCTCAGTTCATTCGCAACTTGCCTGGCGTATCTGTATCTCTCACTGGGAGTCCTGACTG GTTGTGGATACGCTTTAGCTTATTCTCCTTCCATAGCAACTGTGGGAAAATACTTCAATAACAAGAAAGCCATGGCATATGGTTTGGCCATGTCAGGAAGTGGAATTGGGACCCTTGTTTTAGCTCCCGTGGTGCAGCTGCTAATTGAAGAATACTCTTGGCGCGGTGCGTTGCTCATCCTCGGAGGCCTCGTAGCTAACATTTGCGTCTGCGGTGCTCTGCTGCGACCTCTTTCGCTTGCCGAGGATCTGTCCATTTTGAACCCTAGCAGCGTTGCAAGCAGAAATTCTTCTGAGGAATGCACCCACAAGTCACAACATGAGGATCCTGCGCTGCCCTGCCATTCTGTGGACTCAAACTCCACCAGGAAAGATTGCGTAAAAAAGAagctctgcaactgctgcccgTCGTATAAAGAATATGCCTTCCTCCTGACgccagacttccttgtgtttgctGTATCACTGCTGTTCTTAGCCTATGGCTGTAGTACTCCTTTTGTACATCTTGTACCATATGCCGTGAGTGCTGGGATCAGCCAGCAGCAAGCagccttcctaatgtcaatcctTGGCATTGTGGACATTGTTGGAAACATCTCATTCGGCTGGCTAACAGATAGAAG ATGCTTGAAGAAATATCGCAAATACTTGTACATTTTAACCATTGGGATGGATGGCCTCTCCTCCCTGTTCATTCCTATTCTGAGATCTTTTCCACTCCTTGTTCCCTATGCAGTATTTTATGGATACTTTGATGGGGCATATGTTGCCCTCATCCCAGTAGTAACATCAGATATAGCAGGAAATGCTTTTCTCTCCTCTGCTCTGGGAATAGTGTATTTTATCCATGGGATACCCTATCTTATTGGTCCACCAATAGCAG GTTGGTTGGTGGATACAACAGGAAGTTACACAGCAGCCTTTCTTGTCAGTGGATTGTCCATGACATTCAGTTCTATTTTGGTGATTTCAATTGATTGGATAAAGAAATGCAGAAATTCAGCAGACGTTCAAACTACCGTCATAGAGTCAGACCCTAACACTTTTCAGACTGCATCAGACAATCAGATATAA